In Pseudomonas fluorescens, a genomic segment contains:
- a CDS encoding methyl-accepting chemotaxis protein, giving the protein MEQQYRQVDQVATASHEMSATAQDVARSAAQAAQAARDADQATRDGLTVIDRTTTNIGLLAADMSTAMTQVEGLAANSEQIGSVLEVIRGIAEQTNLLALNAAIEAARAGEAGRGFAVVADEVRNLARRTQESVEETRLVIEQLQSGTTDVVGAMGNSYRQAQGSVEQVGEAVTALRQIGDAVTVISDMNLQIASAAEEQSAVAEEINSNVATIRDVTESLSEQANESARVSQALNSLANQQQGLMDQFRV; this is encoded by the coding sequence ATGGAACAGCAATACCGCCAGGTCGACCAGGTGGCCACCGCCTCCCATGAAATGAGCGCCACCGCCCAGGACGTCGCCCGCAGCGCGGCCCAGGCGGCCCAAGCGGCGCGGGATGCCGACCAGGCAACCCGCGACGGTCTGACGGTAATCGACCGCACCACCACCAACATCGGGCTCCTGGCCGCGGACATGAGCACGGCCATGACCCAGGTCGAAGGCCTGGCGGCCAACAGCGAGCAGATTGGTTCGGTGCTGGAAGTGATTCGCGGCATTGCCGAGCAAACCAACCTGCTGGCCCTTAACGCTGCCATCGAAGCTGCCCGCGCCGGTGAGGCAGGCCGTGGCTTTGCCGTAGTGGCTGACGAAGTGCGCAACCTGGCGCGACGGACCCAGGAGTCAGTGGAAGAAACCCGCCTGGTGATCGAACAGCTGCAAAGCGGCACCACCGACGTGGTCGGCGCCATGGGCAACAGCTATCGCCAGGCCCAGGGCAGCGTCGAACAAGTGGGCGAAGCGGTCACCGCACTGCGCCAGATCGGCGACGCGGTGACGGTGATCAGCGACATGAACCTGCAAATCGCCAGCGCCGCCGAAGAGCAAAGTGCGGTGGCCGAAGAGATCAATAGCAATGTGGCAACGATCCGCGATGTCACCGAGTCGCTGTCGGAGCAAGCCAATGAATCGGCGCGGGTCAGCCAGGCGTTGAACAGCCTGGCCAACCAGCAGCAGGGGTTGATGGACCAGTTCCGCGTCTGA
- a CDS encoding Na+/H+ antiporter family protein: protein MNAVIAAVGTMLVLSLSRVHVVIAIIVGALVGGLTGGLGIEATLQAFNGGLGGGATVALSYALLGAFAVAIAKSGLAHALADKALMLVDRQEATGGSHVKWVLIGLLWGVAIASQNILPIHIAFIPLLVPPLLYVLTKLQLDRRLIACVMTFGLITPYMFLPVGFGNIFLNQILLANVAKSGVDISQVNVTHAMGLPALGMVVGLLVAVFISYRKKRVYDLEKIERVEQVAVQYNPLTLLVAGVAIASAFIIQLWLDSMIIGALVGFLIFSVSGIVRWRETDDLFTEGMKMMAMIGFIMIASSGFAEVLKATGDVRSLVEASAAFIGHSRGVGALLMLLVGLLVTMGIGSSFSTVPILAAIFVPLCVQLGFSPLAIVCIVGTAGALGDAGSPASDSTLGPTSGLNIDGQHHHIWDTVVPTFLHYNIPLLAFGWLAAMIL from the coding sequence ATTAACGCAGTCATCGCCGCGGTCGGCACCATGCTGGTGCTCAGCCTGTCCCGCGTGCATGTGGTCATTGCCATCATTGTCGGCGCCCTGGTGGGTGGCCTGACTGGCGGCCTGGGCATCGAGGCCACTCTCCAGGCCTTCAATGGTGGGCTGGGCGGTGGCGCGACCGTGGCGTTGTCCTACGCATTGCTCGGCGCTTTTGCGGTGGCCATTGCCAAGTCCGGCCTGGCCCATGCCCTGGCGGACAAGGCGTTGATGTTGGTGGACCGCCAGGAAGCCACGGGCGGCAGTCATGTCAAATGGGTGTTGATCGGCCTGTTGTGGGGGGTGGCAATTGCTTCGCAGAACATCTTGCCCATTCATATCGCCTTTATCCCACTGCTGGTGCCACCGCTGCTCTACGTGTTGACCAAGCTGCAACTGGATCGCCGCCTGATCGCCTGTGTGATGACCTTCGGCCTGATCACGCCGTACATGTTCCTGCCGGTAGGGTTCGGCAATATCTTCCTCAACCAGATCCTGCTGGCCAACGTGGCCAAGAGCGGCGTGGACATCAGCCAGGTCAATGTCACCCATGCCATGGGGCTGCCGGCGTTAGGCATGGTGGTTGGCCTGCTGGTGGCGGTGTTTATCAGCTATCGCAAGAAACGCGTGTATGACCTGGAGAAAATCGAGCGGGTCGAGCAAGTGGCGGTGCAGTACAACCCGCTGACCCTGCTGGTGGCGGGTGTGGCGATTGCCTCGGCGTTCATTATTCAGCTGTGGCTGGATTCGATGATCATCGGCGCCCTGGTGGGGTTCCTGATTTTCTCGGTGTCGGGCATCGTGCGCTGGCGCGAGACCGACGATTTGTTCACCGAAGGCATGAAGATGATGGCCATGATCGGCTTCATCATGATTGCTTCGTCGGGTTTTGCCGAAGTGCTCAAGGCCACCGGCGACGTGCGCTCCCTGGTGGAAGCCTCGGCGGCGTTTATCGGGCATAGCCGTGGGGTTGGGGCGTTGTTGATGTTGCTGGTGGGCCTGTTGGTGACCATGGGGATCGGTTCGTCGTTCTCCACCGTGCCGATCCTGGCGGCGATTTTCGTGCCGCTGTGCGTGCAATTGGGCTTCAGCCCGCTGGCCATCGTATGCATCGTCGGCACGGCCGGCGCCCTCGGCGATGCCGGCTCGCCTGCCTCGGACTCCACCCTGGGCCCGACTTCCGGCCTGAATATCGACGGCCAGCACCACCATATCTGGGACACCGTGGTGCCGACATTTCTGCATTACAACATCCCGCTGCTGGCGTTTGGCTGGCTGGCCGCCATGATCCTCTGA
- a CDS encoding methyl-accepting chemotaxis protein, which translates to MERQRHETDQVATAINQMSSAAQEVARSAQGASVAAQQTDAEGQAAKRVVDGSIAQIHALVNDIRSSGVSLDSLKQDVSSIVSVLSVIRSIAEQTNLLALNAAIEAARAGEAGRGFAVVADEVRALASRTQTSTQEIQGMIDRLQKGTEAAVDAMRRSSDAGDGTSAQANEAGASLDTMAQLIGTINSMNAQIASAAEEQTAVAEEINRSVHQIAVAVDSVADETQLGAQTSRSLADLGQRLGQLVGQFRI; encoded by the coding sequence ATGGAGCGCCAGCGCCACGAGACCGACCAGGTGGCCACGGCGATCAACCAGATGTCTTCCGCTGCGCAAGAAGTGGCGCGCAGTGCCCAAGGTGCCTCCGTGGCCGCGCAACAGACCGACGCCGAAGGCCAGGCCGCCAAGCGCGTGGTGGACGGCAGCATCGCGCAAATCCATGCGCTGGTGAACGATATCCGCAGCAGTGGCGTGTCCCTCGACAGCTTGAAGCAGGATGTATCGTCGATTGTCAGCGTACTGAGCGTCATCCGCTCGATTGCCGAGCAGACCAACCTGTTGGCCCTCAATGCCGCCATTGAAGCCGCCCGGGCCGGGGAGGCCGGGCGGGGTTTCGCCGTAGTCGCCGACGAGGTGCGCGCGCTGGCCAGCCGTACCCAGACCAGCACCCAGGAAATCCAGGGCATGATCGACCGCCTGCAAAAAGGCACCGAGGCCGCTGTCGATGCCATGCGCCGCTCCAGCGATGCCGGTGACGGCACTTCGGCTCAGGCCAACGAAGCCGGGGCGTCACTCGACACCATGGCGCAGTTGATCGGCACCATCAATTCGATGAACGCGCAGATCGCCAGCGCCGCTGAAGAGCAAACGGCAGTGGCCGAAGAGATCAATCGCAGCGTGCATCAGATTGCCGTGGCTGTGGACAGCGTGGCCGATGAAACCCAATTGGGCGCCCAGACGTCGCGCAGCCTGGCTGATCTGGGCCAGCGCCTGGGGCAATTGGTCGGTCAGTTCAGGATCTGA
- the yegQ gene encoding tRNA 5-hydroxyuridine modification protein YegQ produces the protein MPPILAPELLAPAGTLKNMRYAFAYGADAVYAGQPRYSLRVRNNEFDHANLALGIQEAHALGKRFYVVVNIAPHNAKLKTFLKDLAPVIAMGPDALIMSDPGLIMLVRRHFPMMPIHLSVQANTVNWASVEFWQQQGICRVILSRELSLEEIGEIRQQVPAMELEVFVHGALCMAYSGRCLLSGYMNKRDANQGTCTNACRWKYQATPAVENATGDIVQEYQPEPTLGIGAPTDQVFLLQEANRPDEHMPAFEDEHGTYIMNAKDLRAVQHVERLTHMGVHSLKIEGRTKSHFYCARTTQVYRQAIDDAVAGREFDRSLMTNLESLAQRGYTEGFLRRHVHDEYQNYQNGSSVSERQQFVGELTGERRGELAEVKVKNRFAVGNHLELMTPAGNFHFDLATLHNAKGEAIEVAPGDGHTVYVPLPAEMDLRYGLLMRDIV, from the coding sequence ATGCCACCTATCCTCGCTCCCGAACTGCTCGCCCCCGCTGGCACCCTGAAAAACATGCGCTACGCCTTCGCCTACGGCGCCGATGCGGTCTATGCCGGCCAGCCGCGCTACAGCCTGCGAGTGCGCAACAATGAATTCGACCACGCCAACCTGGCGCTCGGCATCCAGGAAGCCCACGCGCTGGGCAAGCGTTTCTACGTGGTGGTGAACATCGCGCCGCACAACGCCAAGCTCAAGACTTTCCTCAAGGACCTCGCCCCGGTGATCGCGATGGGCCCGGATGCGCTGATCATGTCCGACCCGGGGCTGATCATGCTGGTGCGCCGGCATTTCCCGATGATGCCGATCCACCTGTCGGTGCAGGCCAACACAGTGAACTGGGCCAGCGTGGAGTTCTGGCAACAGCAGGGCATCTGCCGCGTGATCCTGTCGCGGGAGTTGTCCCTGGAAGAAATCGGCGAGATCCGCCAGCAAGTGCCGGCCATGGAGCTGGAGGTGTTTGTGCACGGTGCGTTGTGCATGGCCTATTCCGGGCGTTGCCTGCTCTCGGGTTATATGAACAAGCGCGACGCCAACCAGGGCACCTGCACCAACGCGTGCCGCTGGAAATACCAGGCCACGCCCGCAGTGGAAAATGCCACCGGCGATATCGTCCAGGAATATCAGCCCGAGCCAACCCTGGGTATCGGCGCACCGACCGACCAGGTGTTCCTGTTGCAAGAAGCCAATCGCCCCGACGAACACATGCCCGCCTTCGAGGACGAACACGGCACCTACATCATGAACGCCAAGGACCTGCGCGCCGTACAGCACGTGGAGCGCCTGACCCATATGGGCGTGCACTCACTGAAGATCGAAGGCCGCACCAAGTCCCACTTCTACTGCGCGCGCACCACCCAGGTGTACCGCCAGGCCATCGACGATGCGGTGGCCGGGCGTGAATTCGACCGTAGCCTGATGACCAACCTGGAGTCCCTCGCCCAGCGCGGCTACACCGAAGGTTTCCTGCGCCGTCATGTCCATGACGAATACCAGAACTACCAGAACGGCAGCTCGGTTTCCGAGCGCCAGCAGTTTGTCGGGGAGTTGACCGGCGAGCGCCGTGGCGAGTTGGCCGAGGTCAAGGTGAAAAACCGCTTTGCGGTGGGCAATCACCTGGAACTGATGACCCCCGCCGGCAACTTTCACTTCGACCTGGCCACGTTGCATAACGCCAAGGGCGAGGCTATCGAGGTGGCGCCGGGGGATGGACACACAGTGTATGTCCCCCTGCCAGCCGAGATGGATTTGCGCTACGGCCTGTTGATGCGCGACATCGTGTAG
- a CDS encoding DUF6152 family protein has protein sequence MNIKSTLLGLALISVPATFAFAHHSFSDFDMSKMVEISGIVAEVQYRNPHVWVFVDVDNQGQPQSWAVEAGGPNILMRQGWKANTLKAGDKVDIQLAPMKDETKRGGALQAMRFPDGKIIGVWK, from the coding sequence TTGAATATTAAATCTACACTTCTTGGTTTGGCCCTGATTAGCGTGCCCGCGACTTTTGCGTTTGCTCATCATTCCTTCTCGGATTTTGACATGAGTAAAATGGTGGAAATCAGCGGCATCGTAGCGGAGGTTCAATATCGAAACCCGCATGTCTGGGTATTCGTTGATGTGGATAATCAGGGGCAGCCCCAAAGCTGGGCTGTTGAGGCCGGCGGCCCCAACATCCTGATGCGCCAAGGGTGGAAGGCGAACACGCTGAAGGCCGGCGATAAGGTAGATATACAGTTGGCCCCGATGAAAGATGAAACTAAAAGGGGGGGCGCGCTCCAAGCGATGCGCTTTCCTGACGGTAAAATCATCGGAGTGTGGAAATAG
- a CDS encoding AI-2E family transporter, with amino-acid sequence MNATNLQFKTLLLLLVLVTMAFIWILLPFYGAVFWAVILGIIFAPLQRRLQFKFGWNRNLTSLTTLTACLIIAILPVIITSALLVQEGATLYKNIESGKLDVAGYIEQFKNVLPPYFQHLLDRFGMGNLEGLREKIVKSAMQGSQFFATQAFSFGQGTFDFLVSFFIMLYLLFFLLRDGPELVRKVRTAVPLAEPQKRRLQLKFNRVVRATVKGNVLVAVTQGALGGLIFWFLDIPSALLWAVLMAFLSLLPAVGAGIVWAPVAVYFLLSGAIWQGVVLGLFGVFVIGLVDNVLRPILVGKDTKMPDYLILISTLGGLSVFGLNGFVIGPLVAALFMSSWALFVESKPRVKLPLP; translated from the coding sequence ATGAACGCGACCAACCTGCAATTCAAAACCCTGTTGCTCTTACTGGTCCTGGTGACCATGGCCTTTATCTGGATTCTGTTGCCGTTCTACGGCGCGGTGTTCTGGGCGGTCATCCTCGGTATCATCTTTGCGCCCTTGCAGCGTCGGCTGCAGTTCAAATTTGGCTGGAATCGCAACCTCACGTCCCTGACGACTCTCACGGCCTGCCTGATCATCGCGATCCTGCCGGTGATCATCACCAGCGCGTTGTTGGTACAGGAAGGGGCGACGCTGTACAAGAACATCGAGAGCGGCAAGTTGGACGTGGCCGGTTACATCGAACAGTTCAAGAACGTCCTGCCACCGTACTTCCAGCACCTGCTGGATCGCTTCGGCATGGGCAACCTGGAGGGCTTGCGCGAGAAAATCGTCAAGAGCGCGATGCAGGGCAGCCAATTCTTCGCCACTCAGGCGTTCAGCTTTGGCCAGGGCACGTTTGATTTCCTGGTGAGCTTTTTCATCATGCTGTACCTGCTGTTCTTCCTGCTGCGCGACGGCCCGGAGTTGGTGCGCAAGGTGCGTACCGCAGTGCCCTTGGCCGAACCGCAAAAGCGTCGCCTGCAACTCAAGTTCAACCGCGTGGTGCGTGCCACGGTCAAGGGCAACGTCCTGGTGGCCGTGACCCAAGGAGCGCTGGGCGGTTTGATTTTCTGGTTCCTGGATATCCCCAGTGCGTTGCTCTGGGCGGTATTGATGGCATTTCTATCGCTGCTGCCGGCCGTGGGCGCGGGGATCGTATGGGCGCCGGTTGCCGTGTATTTCCTGCTCAGCGGGGCGATCTGGCAGGGTGTGGTGCTGGGCTTGTTCGGCGTCTTTGTGATCGGCCTGGTGGATAACGTGCTGCGCCCGATCCTGGTGGGCAAGGACACCAAGATGCCCGATTACCTGATTCTGATCTCGACCCTGGGCGGCTTGTCAGTATTTGGCCTCAACGGGTTTGTGATCGGGCCGCTGGTAGCGGCATTGTTCATGTCCAGTTGGGCGCTATTTGTCGAAAGCAAGCCACGGGTCAAGCTGCCACTGCCCTGA
- a CDS encoding shikimate 5-dehydrogenase, translating into MQMHPNKDTQLCMSLSARPGNFGLRFHNHLYEQLGLNFYYKAFSSQDLPGAIGGIRALGIRGCGVSMPFKEAAIALVDELDDSVQAIDSLNTIVNTDGHLKAYNTDYIAIEQLLKKHGVPQDSTFALRGSGGMAKAVASALRDGGYAHGVIVARNEAAGRALAQNLGYEWRAELGDLRPRMLINVTPIGMTGGAEADALAFEADAVDKAETVFDVVAIPAETPLIVRGRAKGKRVITGLEVIAIQALEQFVLYTGIRPTQEQFEKAVVFARS; encoded by the coding sequence ATGCAGATGCACCCCAACAAGGACACCCAATTGTGCATGTCACTGTCGGCGCGCCCTGGGAATTTTGGCCTGCGTTTTCATAACCATCTGTACGAGCAGTTGGGTTTGAACTTCTACTATAAAGCCTTCAGCAGCCAGGATTTGCCCGGTGCGATCGGCGGTATTCGCGCCTTGGGCATTCGCGGTTGCGGGGTGTCCATGCCGTTCAAGGAAGCCGCCATTGCCTTAGTGGACGAACTGGATGATTCGGTTCAAGCCATTGACTCCCTGAACACTATCGTCAACACCGACGGCCACCTCAAGGCCTACAACACCGACTACATCGCTATCGAACAACTGCTGAAAAAACACGGGGTGCCACAGGATTCGACCTTTGCCCTGCGTGGCAGCGGCGGCATGGCCAAGGCCGTGGCCAGTGCCTTGCGTGACGGTGGCTATGCCCATGGCGTGATCGTGGCGCGCAATGAGGCGGCGGGGCGGGCATTGGCGCAGAATCTTGGGTACGAATGGCGGGCTGAACTGGGTGATTTGCGCCCACGGATGCTGATTAACGTAACGCCGATCGGCATGACCGGCGGGGCCGAGGCGGACGCGTTGGCGTTTGAGGCGGATGCCGTTGATAAAGCCGAGACAGTGTTCGATGTGGTGGCGATCCCCGCCGAAACGCCGTTGATTGTGCGAGGGCGGGCCAAGGGCAAGCGGGTGATTACTGGCCTGGAAGTGATTGCGATCCAGGCGCTGGAGCAGTTCGTCCTGTACACCGGCATTCGACCGACTCAGGAACAGTTCGAAAAGGCCGTGGTGTTTGCCCGAAGCTGA
- a CDS encoding YceH family protein yields MTAEHDTDTPEPRLNSTEIRILGCLIEKQATNPETYPLTLNALVLACNQKTSREPVMNLSPGQVGQSLRALEGQGFTRLVMGSRADRWEHRVDKALELVPAQVILTGLLFLRGPQTVNELLTRSGRMHDFEDAEQVVHQLERLIARGLALLVPRQAGQREDRYTHALGDPADIEAIIAARGSPVERSAGAVSLDRIEELEARIAALEERLAQLEQA; encoded by the coding sequence ATGACCGCCGAGCACGACACCGACACTCCTGAGCCGCGCCTGAACAGCACGGAAATCCGCATCCTGGGCTGCCTGATCGAAAAACAGGCGACCAACCCCGAAACCTATCCCCTGACCCTCAACGCCCTGGTCCTGGCCTGCAACCAGAAGACCAGCCGCGAACCCGTCATGAACCTCAGCCCAGGCCAGGTCGGCCAGAGCCTGCGCGCACTCGAAGGCCAGGGCTTTACCCGATTGGTGATGGGCAGTCGCGCCGACCGCTGGGAGCATCGGGTAGACAAGGCGCTGGAGCTGGTGCCGGCCCAGGTGATCCTGACCGGGCTGCTGTTTTTACGCGGACCGCAGACGGTCAATGAACTGCTGACCCGCAGCGGGCGCATGCATGATTTCGAAGATGCCGAGCAAGTGGTGCACCAGTTGGAGCGCCTGATCGCACGCGGATTGGCGCTGCTGGTGCCACGTCAGGCGGGGCAGCGGGAAGATCGCTATACCCATGCGCTGGGGGACCCGGCGGATATCGAGGCGATTATCGCGGCGCGGGGGAGCCCGGTGGAGCGCTCTGCCGGCGCGGTCTCGCTGGATCGTATTGAAGAGCTTGAAGCACGGATTGCGGCGCTGGAAGAGCGCCTGGCACAGCTGGAACAGGCCTGA
- a CDS encoding DUF1993 domain-containing protein produces the protein MTISLYAASVPVFKQMLNALSDVLNKAEAHATAKNIEPNALLQARLFPDMFPLVRQVQIAVDFAKGVSARLAEIEVPKYEDSEVTFADLQALIAKVLAFVDTIKPEQIDGKEGIEIITRPGTPKEKRFTGQSYLLTYGLPQFFFHVTTAYALLRHNGVEVGKRDYMGAF, from the coding sequence ATGACTATTTCCCTGTACGCCGCCTCCGTCCCAGTCTTCAAGCAAATGCTCAACGCCCTGAGCGATGTGCTGAACAAAGCCGAAGCCCACGCCACCGCCAAGAACATCGAGCCCAATGCCCTGCTGCAAGCGCGCCTGTTCCCGGACATGTTCCCACTGGTGCGCCAGGTGCAGATCGCGGTCGACTTCGCCAAAGGTGTTTCCGCACGCCTGGCCGAGATCGAAGTGCCGAAGTACGAAGACAGCGAAGTGACCTTCGCCGACCTGCAAGCGCTGATCGCCAAGGTCCTGGCGTTTGTCGACACCATCAAGCCTGAGCAGATCGACGGCAAGGAAGGTATCGAAATCATCACCCGCCCAGGCACCCCGAAAGAGAAACGCTTCACGGGCCAGTCCTACCTGCTGACCTACGGCCTGCCGCAGTTCTTCTTCCACGTCACTACTGCTTACGCATTGTTGCGTCACAACGGTGTGGAAGTGGGCAAGCGCGACTACATGGGCGCGTTCTAA
- a CDS encoding IS110 family transposase encodes MSESALIGIDLGKHNFHLLGQDKSGREVFRKKLSRAQMMRFFGNLPSCVVVTEACAGSHFIARQLAAMGHTTKLISPQFVRPFVKGNKNDFIDAEAICEAASRPSMRFVTPKTESQQTLSVLHRMRESLVHDRTKTANQMHGFLLEFGISLPKGSAIMKRLAAVLAEHELPVRLTVLLQRLHDHFVYLDEQIKELDKQLACQLADDDLGSRLLSMPCVGPITASLLAVEMGDGKQYRCSRDFAASVGLVPRQYSTGGKANLLGISKRGDKHLRQLLVQCSRVYMQRLDHQKGALADWVRALLRRRHSNVVACALANKLARIAWAIAAHHAQYEAGPDALNA; translated from the coding sequence ATGAGCGAGTCAGCGCTGATCGGGATCGATCTCGGCAAACATAATTTCCACCTTCTGGGCCAAGACAAATCGGGCCGCGAGGTGTTTCGCAAAAAGCTCTCGCGAGCGCAGATGATGCGGTTCTTCGGCAACTTGCCGAGCTGCGTCGTGGTAACGGAAGCCTGTGCCGGCTCTCACTTCATCGCCCGTCAGCTTGCGGCGATGGGGCATACGACCAAGTTGATTTCACCGCAGTTTGTCCGCCCTTTCGTCAAGGGCAACAAAAATGACTTTATCGACGCAGAGGCCATTTGCGAGGCGGCTTCCCGTCCGTCCATGCGCTTCGTTACGCCTAAAACCGAGTCTCAGCAAACCCTGTCTGTCCTGCATCGCATGCGCGAGTCGTTGGTGCATGACCGCACCAAGACAGCCAATCAGATGCACGGTTTCCTGCTGGAATTTGGCATCAGCCTGCCCAAAGGCTCAGCCATCATGAAGCGTTTGGCAGCTGTTTTGGCCGAGCATGAGCTGCCTGTGCGGCTGACAGTGCTGTTGCAACGCCTGCACGATCACTTCGTTTACCTGGATGAACAGATCAAGGAACTGGACAAACAACTGGCTTGCCAGCTGGCCGACGATGATCTGGGGAGCCGTTTGCTTAGCATGCCGTGTGTCGGTCCGATCACCGCCAGCCTTCTGGCTGTAGAAATGGGCGATGGCAAGCAATACCGATGCAGTCGCGATTTTGCGGCTTCAGTGGGCTTGGTGCCGCGACAGTACAGCACGGGCGGCAAAGCCAATTTGTTGGGGATCAGCAAGCGGGGTGACAAGCACCTGCGGCAACTGCTGGTGCAATGCTCCAGGGTTTACATGCAGAGGCTGGATCATCAGAAGGGGGCTTTGGCCGACTGGGTGCGAGCGCTGCTGCGCCGACGACACTCGAATGTGGTGGCCTGTGCCCTGGCCAACAAACTGGCGCGTATCGCTTGGGCGATAGCGGCTCACCATGCGCAATATGAAGCAGGGCCAGACGCCTTGAACGCCTGA
- the sstT gene encoding serine/threonine transporter SstT has product MTAAPSLFQRLARVSLVTQIVIGLIAGILLALLLPDAAKATGFIGKVFVTALKAVAPILVFVLVMASIANHKHGQETHIKPILFLYLLGTFAAAVVAVIASTLFPSFLVLATHDATVSAPGGIGEVLQSLLLSVVDNPISALMNANFIGILAWAIGMGIAIRHADETTRTVLDDLSNGVTLIVRVVIRFAPLGIFGLVASTLATSGFSALLGYAHLLVVLIGCMLFVALVINPAIVFWKLRRNPYPLVLMCLRESGITAFFTRSSAANIPVNLALSKRLGLHEDTYSVSIPLGATINMAGAAITITVLTLAAVHTLGIAVDLPTAVLLSVVAAVCACGASGVAGGSLLLIPLACSLFGIPSEIAMQVVAVGFIIGVLQDSAETALNSSTDVLFTAAACLGKEELPA; this is encoded by the coding sequence ATGACTGCTGCCCCTTCCCTCTTTCAACGACTTGCGCGTGTCAGCCTGGTCACGCAAATCGTCATCGGCTTGATCGCCGGTATCCTGCTGGCCCTGTTGTTGCCCGACGCCGCCAAGGCCACCGGGTTTATCGGCAAAGTGTTTGTCACTGCGCTCAAGGCCGTCGCGCCGATCCTGGTGTTTGTGCTGGTCATGGCGTCGATCGCCAACCATAAACACGGCCAGGAAACCCATATCAAGCCGATCCTGTTCCTGTACCTGCTGGGCACCTTTGCCGCGGCAGTCGTTGCGGTGATCGCCAGCACCCTGTTTCCCTCGTTCCTCGTACTGGCCACCCATGACGCCACGGTGAGCGCCCCCGGCGGCATCGGCGAGGTGCTGCAAAGCCTGCTGCTCAGCGTGGTGGATAACCCGATCAGTGCCCTGATGAATGCCAACTTCATCGGCATCCTGGCCTGGGCCATCGGCATGGGGATCGCGATTCGCCATGCCGACGAAACCACCCGCACCGTACTCGACGACCTGTCCAACGGCGTCACCTTGATTGTGCGCGTGGTGATCCGCTTTGCGCCGCTGGGTATCTTCGGCCTGGTGGCCTCGACCCTGGCCACTTCCGGTTTCAGCGCCCTGCTCGGCTATGCGCACCTGTTGGTGGTGTTGATCGGCTGCATGCTGTTCGTGGCCTTGGTGATCAACCCGGCCATCGTGTTCTGGAAGCTGCGCCGCAACCCGTACCCACTGGTGCTGATGTGCCTGCGCGAAAGTGGCATCACCGCCTTCTTCACCCGCAGCTCGGCGGCGAATATTCCGGTAAACCTGGCGTTGAGCAAACGCCTGGGCCTGCATGAGGACACCTACTCGGTGTCGATCCCCCTGGGCGCCACCATCAATATGGCCGGCGCCGCGATCACCATCACCGTATTGACCCTGGCTGCCGTGCACACCCTCGGGATTGCCGTCGACCTGCCCACCGCCGTACTGCTCAGCGTCGTCGCGGCAGTCTGTGCCTGCGGAGCCTCGGGGGTGGCCGGTGGTTCACTGCTGCTGATTCCCCTGGCGTGCAGCCTGTTCGGCATTCCCAGCGAAATTGCCATGCAGGTGGTGGCGGTCGGTTTCATCATCGGTGTGTTGCAGGATTCGGCGGAGACTGCACTTAACTCGTCCACGGATGTGTTGTTTACCGCGGCCGCGTGCCTGGGCAAGGAAGAACTGCCTGCTTGA